In the genome of Myxococcus stipitatus, one region contains:
- a CDS encoding UDP-glucuronic acid decarboxylase family protein: MQGKRVVVLGGAGFVGSHLCERLLDDGAASVTAVDNLITGNEENLRTLKGRPGFSFVKADIVEGIPVQGPVDYVLNLASPASPIDYANLPLETLRVGSIGTENGLKLAEANNAVFLMASTSEVYGDPLVHPQREDYWGNVNPIGPRSVYDEAKRYAEAVTAAYGRKGVQVRIVRIFNTYGPRMRLNDGRVVPAFVGQALKGEDFTVFGDGSQTRSFCYVKDLVDGLVRLVLSDESHPVNIGNPREMTIRQFAEAVRAAAGGGGRIIEKPLPKDDPKQRQPDITRARSILGWEPKVLLEDGLRETIAWFREVAVRRPSA, from the coding sequence ATGCAGGGGAAGCGAGTGGTGGTTCTGGGGGGCGCGGGCTTCGTCGGCTCGCACCTGTGTGAGCGCCTGCTGGACGACGGCGCGGCCTCCGTGACGGCGGTGGACAACCTCATCACGGGCAATGAGGAGAACCTGCGCACGCTGAAGGGGCGTCCGGGCTTCAGCTTCGTGAAGGCGGACATCGTCGAGGGCATCCCCGTGCAGGGGCCGGTCGACTACGTGTTGAACCTGGCCTCGCCCGCATCGCCCATCGACTACGCGAACCTCCCGCTGGAGACGCTGCGCGTGGGCTCCATCGGCACGGAGAACGGGCTGAAGCTGGCGGAGGCGAACAACGCCGTCTTCCTGATGGCCTCCACCTCCGAGGTGTATGGAGATCCGCTGGTCCACCCGCAGCGCGAGGACTACTGGGGCAACGTCAATCCCATCGGCCCGCGCTCCGTGTACGACGAGGCCAAGCGCTACGCGGAGGCCGTCACCGCGGCCTACGGGCGCAAGGGCGTGCAGGTCCGCATCGTTCGCATCTTCAACACCTACGGCCCGCGCATGCGCCTCAATGACGGCCGCGTGGTGCCCGCGTTCGTGGGCCAGGCGCTCAAGGGCGAGGACTTCACCGTCTTCGGCGACGGCAGCCAGACGCGCTCGTTCTGTTACGTGAAGGACCTGGTGGACGGCCTGGTCCGGCTGGTGCTGTCGGACGAGTCCCATCCGGTGAACATCGGCAACCCCCGGGAGATGACCATCCGTCAGTTCGCGGAGGCCGTGCGCGCCGCGGCGGGGGGCGGCGGACGCATCATCGAGAAGCCGCTGCCCAAGGACGACCCGAAGCAGCGACAGCCGGACATCACCCGCGCGCGTTCGATCCTGGGCTGGGAGCCGAAGGTGCTGCTGGAGGACGGTCTGCGGGAGACCATCGCGTGGTTCCGCGAGGTTGCCGTGCGCCGTCCGTCGGCATAG